In Deltaproteobacteria bacterium, the genomic window GCACGTTCAGACCGAGACGAAGGGCGGCCTCCTTTACAGGCGGCGGGGCGAGCAGCCTTCCCCTGCCCTTTTTCCGATCCGGGGCAGTGATCACGGCAGGCACATCCACGCCTGCCCCCAAAAGCATCTCAAGGGGCCTGACGGCGAAATCCGGCGTTCCCATGTAAACCACCCGCATAACTTCGTTCAACCCCCGACTGGAAAAACCGACGCCACGAATAATGCAGGCCGCGTTCGGACCTTAGTCTTCGTATCTTTTAAGCTGCTTTTTGACCCTTCGTTTGTACATCTCGCGCTTTAAGCGGCTAATGCGGTCGATGAAAAGCACGCCTTCCAGGTGGTCTATCTCGTGCTGAAGGATTATTGATAAAAGCCCGTCGGCATCTATGTTGACGGCCTCGCCCTCCCCGTCCAGGCCGGTCACGCATATGCGCTCTGCGCGCGGCACGTCTGCCCGGAACTCCGGCACCGAAAGGCAGCCCTCGCCCTCGGATAATATCTTTCCTTCGGACTTTTCGATCACCGGGTTGATGAGCGCCCTCACCACGCCGTCCCCGCCGTGGTTTTCCGGCACCTGATAGATGATGAGGCGGCAGTCCGCCCCCACCTGCACCGCAGCCAGGCCCAGGCCCTTTTGTTCCGCCAGGGTTTCGGCCATGTCGGAGATGAGGGTTTTTATGCCCTCGTCAAAACTTTCCACCTTCTTCGCAGGCTTTGCGAGAATTGGCGCGGGATAGGTTACAATTGGCAAAACAGCCACTTTTGACGCTCCTTCTATGTCGCTCCGGGAGACGCGGGGCTTTCATCCGCGTTCTCCGTGCTGATTTTCAGAACATTGACCCCCATGATGGCGGCTGAAACAAAGCCCCCCAAAATGGCCGGGGCCAGGTTTATAATGTGGACGGCCAGGGTGAAACCAAGAGCGGCAGTCCGGTCGCTCACCCCGAAAACCGCCAGGGCGAATATGCCGCCGGCCTCCCAAAGGCCCCAGAAACCGGGTGCTGACGGAAGCGAGATAAAAAAGCAGATGATCACCATTACAGCGGTGAGCTCCATGTATCCGAGGTCGATTCCAGGCGCGGCCTTGGCCGCAAGGATATACGAATATGCGGCAAGAAGCCAGACGCCCGCAGTGAGCGCCACACAGAGGAAAAGATTTAAGGGGCTTTTCATGAGCCCGAAGCCCGCCGCAATGCGCTCCATTATTCCCACCACGGCGCGGCAGACGGTTTCCCGGAACCTCTCCCTGAGGGCTTTTGGCAGAAAAACCAAAACGGAGGCCGAACCCATGACCGCCCGCTCCATCAGAAGCCTCACGGGTGTCACGGATACCGCCCCCACCCCCAAAACAAGCACCACGGCCATGCGCACCA contains:
- the def gene encoding peptide deformylase, with translation MAVLPIVTYPAPILAKPAKKVESFDEGIKTLISDMAETLAEQKGLGLAAVQVGADCRLIIYQVPENHGGDGVVRALINPVIEKSEGKILSEGEGCLSVPEFRADVPRAERICVTGLDGEGEAVNIDADGLLSIILQHEIDHLEGVLFIDRISRLKREMYKRRVKKQLKRYED
- a CDS encoding flippase-like domain-containing protein, translated to MSRRKLVISFFVGAVISVAALYVSFKNVPLAGLSGYLGSLNYWWFVPLFGVLVLSFILRVIRWRIILHPIARLSFWECLHPMMIGFMMNCILPARVGEFARPAILHQRHGATFFGVLATVAAERVLDLLGLLLMLIVTMKSVDISFAGKVEFAGYVLSQSTLDTAITAMVRMAVVLVLGVGAVSVTPVRLLMERAVMGSASVLVFLPKALRERFRETVCRAVVGIMERIAAGFGLMKSPLNLFLCVALTAGVWLLAAYSYILAAKAAPGIDLGYMELTAVMVIICFFISLPSAPGFWGLWEAGGIFALAVFGVSDRTAALGFTLAVHIINLAPAILGGFVSAAIMGVNVLKISTENADESPASPGAT